The nucleotide window GCCAGGTTATCCCAGGTAGGACTATTGGTGTTGTTGGTTAACCATAATAATATTTTATCACCCAGCCGGTCCGGGTTGTTCAGCCCGTAACCCGCAAGGGTAGAGGATCCCAGACCGGTAACCTTCGGGCTTAGATACAAGGTTTTGGCATTGGTGGTCCATCTGACAGTAAACGTTTTTCCCGTATTTTCGAATGCGCCGGTTTGCAGTACCAGTGGTCCCCTTGAAGCAGGTGTACCTGGGTTGACATCAGTGCCATCCAGTGATAAATCCATCCCTCCCAGTGCTTCTATGTAAATATGATCGTTCTGTTGTAAGGCAGGATAAAAAACGATGCTGCCATTGTTATCATCTATTTTTACACCATTGGAATTACCTCTGTATTGAAGCAATCCATTTCTCAAAACTTTAATGGTGTAGCCACCCAGTGAGGGGTGCTGGAATACAGTGTCTCCGGCAGCAGGATACCCAGGTGTTCCTACCAGGAACTGTACCTGTTTTCCCATTTTTCTGAACATCGTAACTCCATCGCCACTGTTGTACAGATACCCGGTTACATCTTTGGTTTTATTTCTCAAAACCAGTTCGGCATTATGAATCTTTACGGAATCTTTTTCTATTCTCAACGGAGGTTGAGCAACAGCAGTCATTCCCAATAATAAGAGCGGGATTAGCAGAACTTGTTTAAACATACGGATGTATTAATAAGTTATCATGTGTTAAATGGAATCATAAAGTGATAGCCATTTTGTCTAGTGCTTCTATATAAATTTTTTCAGCCTGTGTCAGTGCTGGATAAAAAATGATTTTGCCGGCGATGCTGTCTATATTTACGCCACGTTGCGGATCTTTTTTCTGCAGTAATCCGCTTCGCCATACTTTAATCGATTTTTTCATCAGGGCAGGATGACTATAGGCAGTATCACCTGCTACAGGAGATCCCTGTGTACCTACAGAAAACTGTATTGCTTTTCCGGTCTGGCTGAAACCGGTGATTCCATCTCCTGTATTCAATAAATATCCTTTGATGTTTCTGGTGGTATTACGAATGACCATTGACTGGGTAATTATTTTTATCGAGTCAGGCCTCACCAGCATTTTAGACTGGGCTTTAACCTGCTGCAGGGATACCAACAGGAATAGTCCCATACTGTAACGTATCATACACAGTTACTTTAAATGAAAAAATATAGGGAGATGAAAGGGCATAGACATTCATCTTAAATTCACTTCTGCTAAAATTTATTGCTGTCCATATGTTTGGTATAGGGCAAACTGCCAGGGTTAAATTATGCTACATGGAATGAAAGTACAAAAGTTTCGTAATGTTGTTTGTGTTTTCTGTTGAAAGCGTTGCTGCTAAAGGGATGGATGGAAATAGAAAAGTTGTCTTGTAGTATCAGTTGTGTTTATATACCTTTGAAACACTATGAAATAATAAATGATCACTGCACCCATTAGTTATGAAGAAAATGAGATACTTTAAAACAATAGGTGATAAATTTAATGTGATGTATGAGCCTGGAAATCCCCCAAATGCAAGGATCTTACTTGATGAGCCCTTGTGACTCGATTCTGAGAAGTTTACTTATGAACAGCTGGAAATGAAAGAAGGCTAGTATGACTTGGATAGTTTAAATCTGGTGAGGTCGTGGAATGGGACAGCGTTAGGTATATCGTTATGGGTTTAATGGTAAGGAGAATGATAATGAGGTGAAGGGAGAGGGGAATCAGCAGGATTATGGGATGAGGGTGTATGATCCGAGGAGTGGAAAGTTTTCTGGTCGAAGGGATTGCGGAGAATAGTTGTAAGCATTGTTCCAGCGATGAAATTTATGTGCGTATTTTTATATAATTAATCGGTAGGACTTATTGTCTCTTCTAACCAGATATGCATTATCACCTTCAAAATAAAAAATGATGATCCAGGAAATCGGAAGGTTTTCAGCTAAATGGGGAAGTGTGCTAATAATAGGATTGAGTGTTCTTTTCATGATAATAACATTCATATTGCAGCTTCAGGGGGTTGAGGAATATGAATATTATGAATCCCGCTTTCATGAAGCAGTTAGTGTGCCGTTAGCGTATAATTACTGTATCAGTGTGTTTTTTATACTGTGTGCATTTAAAAAGGAATGGCTATGGCCTGTTAAGCGGAAAATTAAAAGATACTTTACCGGCCGGAAATAGAGAACCGCTGCAGGAATAAGCCGGCAGCGGTTCTTTATTTGTTTTTAATACCCGAGATTCCGTGGTGCTTTCCGGAAAGCGTTAATCGTTGTCATTGGTATTGGTAATAACATATTTTTCATGGTAAATCCAGGTAACGTGGCATATTCAGTTGTTTGATCATCTGGAAAGTGCGCGCTTCTATAGCCAGGTTTCTGGTATGCTGCTGGCTGAGCATAGTGCGCGCTTCCGCCAGTGTGGCGGGGCAGGGCATGATAAATACAGTGTTATTAAAATGTGTAGATGGTTTAGAAATTATACCCCATCCTTACCTTGATAGGATCTGTTCTCGGTACATGCTGGTTGTAGAGAAAGTCAAAAAGGACCATCATATTGCCTTTTAACTTACTGTTGATCTTATACTTTTTGCTGATGCCTATCAGGCCGCTGGGCGTCCAGGCCTGGCCCACGCCGCCTGTGGCCGCAACGCCTTCAGGCTGGTAGTTTTGTTCATAGCCACCATTGAGGAAGAAAGTGCCTTTCAGCTTCCAGTCGATGAAGGAGCGTATGCTGGCACCCTGACCGCTGAAGTGAATATCATTGAAACCGGTGCCCATACCCAGTTTATAGGAGCCGCCAATACCTACGCTACCGTTTTTATGGAATTTATAGGCTACCTGTCCGGCGAGGTCGCTGGTGGTGGGGAAGAATTTGGTACTGCGCTGAAACTGTATGTTGCTGCCGAATTCCAGCCGTTGAAGAAAACTTTTTGTTTTCATTTCGTTGGGCTTAAAATTAGGCATGTCTGCGGCGTTATCGAGGTCGGGGAATTTGCTTTTCAGCTCATTCATTTTGCTGCGAGCTTCGGCCATCTGCTGACCTACAGCGGCGCCGGCATTCGGACCGCCACCCAGTCGCTGTTGTATCAGCTGTTCTACCTGGTTGCGTGTTTGCAGGCCTTCCAGGCTTTGTGCGGAGGCGGTGCTGTTCTGCAGGTTAAACAATCCGGCCAGCTGGGAATGTTTCTGCATGAAATCATTAAAGGCAGGCACCTTTTTAATGATTTCCATGGCTTTCTGTTCTGCTTTCTTTTTGTCTTTGAAGATCTCTTTATATTCTTTCAGCTGTTGTGCATAATAGTAGGCTTCCTTGTTCATTTTCTGCAGGTCTTTGGTGAAGCCGGTGTATTGAGACAGCTGTTCTTTCAATTGTTGTTTCCTTTCGCGGATAAATGCTTTGATGGCTTCCGCCTGTTGCAGTTTATCTTTCAGGGCATCCATGGATTTGGTGGCGCCGTTGAGTTTGTCGGTAATCCCTTTGGATTGTTTGAGCAGGTCTTTGGAGTTTTTGAGGAAGGCCAGAGAGTTCTGTAAACTATCAAGATAAGGGCCTCCGGGCTGGGATAATGCGGAAGGTACTTTGCCCAGTTTGCCCTTCAATCTGGCCTGTAAATTACCCAGTGAGTCAATGCTGCGGGTAAAGATATTACGGGCGGCTACACTGTCTATTTTGGCCAGTTTTTTCTGCATGGATTGTTCTTCCTTCAGGAGCCGTTTCAGGGCTTTGTCGGTGCGTGCGGTAACCTGTTTATTCATTTTGTCGGCTTTGTTTTTAGCCGTGGAAATAAACTTTTCAGGTACCTGTTGTACTTTGGTTATTACACTGTCTTTTTGGGCAGTAAGGTTCTGCGCAGTCACATTGGAAAACGAGATACAAGACAGTAATATAAGGATATAAAAAATTTTCATATAGGTAAGGGTTACAAATTATCTGGCCACTCTGCAAAGTAACGTAAAATCCCAGGAAATCAGCTAGCATTAAAGTTATACACTCACCAGCAAATTATGCATTCTCGTCTGGAAAAACAAGCATAAAAAAATCCCCGGCCACCAGGGCCGGGGAAATACTCTATACTTATTAAACCCCTTTTCTTGATTATGCGCTGCAGGTTACACAACCTTCTTCCATGGTGCATACAGCCCCTTCAGGGATGTCTTCCAGGGAAACATCGCCGCCTTTGGCGATAATGGGTTGCATCTGCTGACCGCCCTGTTTCTCAACAGTAAACTGTACGGCTTGTGTAGCTGCCTGGGTACGCAGGTAGTACATACCGGTTTTCAGTCCTTTTTTCCAGGCGTAGAAGTGCATGGAGGTCAGTTTGGCGGCAGTAGGTGTATCCACAAACAGGTTCAGTGACTGAGACTGACAGATGAACGCACCGCGGTCAGCTGCCATGTCAATGAGGCTACGCTGTTTGATTTCCCATACTGTTTTATATAGTTCCTTGATATTGCCTGGGATCTCAGCGATGTTCTGGATAGAACCATTGGAGGCAATGATCTTGGTTTTCATGTCATTGTCCCAGAGGCCCAGTTCTACCAGGTCTTTCAACAGGTGTTTGTTTACCACCACAAACTCACCACTCAGTACACGGCGGGTGTAGATGTTGGAGGTGTAAGGCTCAAAGCACTCGTTGTTACCCAGGATCTGGGAAGTGGATGCTGTCGGCATCGGAGCCAGCAGCAGGGAGTTGCGGATACCGTTCTTAACAACAGACTTTCTCAGCGCCTCCCAGTTCCAGCGTGAAGAAGGTGTTACATCCCACATGTCAAACTGCAGGATACCTTTGGATGCCGGAGATCCGGGGAAGGTTTCGTAGTGGCCTTCTTTTTTGGAGAGGTCGTTGGAAGCGGTCAGTGCTGCGAAGTAGATGGTTTCAAATATTTCGCTGTTCAGTTTTTTCGCTTCAGCGCTCTCAAAAGGATAACGCATCAGGATAAACGCGTCGGCGAGACCCTGTACACCCAGGCCGATAGGGCGGTGGCGCAGGTTGCTGCGTTCTGCCTCTTCTACCGGGTAGTAGTTATTGTCAATGATTTTGTTCAGGTTCAGGGTAGCCTGGTAGGTTACTTCATATAACTTCTGATGGTCAAACTGTCCCTCATTGATGAAACGGGGCAGTGCCAGGGAGGCCAGGTTACATACGGCTACTTCGTTGGCATCGGTATACTCGATGATTTCGGTGCAGAGGTTGGAGCTCTTGATAGTACCGAGGTTCTGCTGGTTGGATTTGCGGTTGGCAGCATCTTTATACAACAGGTAAGGAGTACCGGTTTCTATCTGCGCGTCCAGGATGGCGAACCACAGGTCCTGTGCTTTCACGGTTTTACGGGCACGGCCTTCCTGTTCGTATTTTTCATACAGCGCTTCAAATTTTTCGCCCCAGCATTCGTGCAGTCCGGGTGCTTCGTGCGGACAGAAGAGTGACCAGGTGCCGTTGGCTTCTACGCGTTTCATGAACAGGTCGGGCATCCACAGGGCATAGAAGAGGTCGCGTGCGCGCATTTCTTCTTTACCGTGGTTTTTACGCAGGTCCAGGAATTCGAAGATATCGGCATGCCATGGTTCCAGATAGATGGCGAAAGCGCCTTTGCGTTTGCCACCACCCTGGTCTACATAACGTGCGGTGTCGTTGAATACACGCAGCATCGGAATGATACCGTTGGAAGTACCGTTGGTGCCGCTGATATAGGAACCGGTAGCCCGGATGTTGTGAATGCTCAGACCAATACCGCCGGCGCTCTGGGAGATTTTGGCGGTTTGTTTCAGCGTATCATAGATACCTTCGATACTGTCGTCCTGCATGGTAAGCAGGAAGCAGGAAGACATCTGTGGTTTCGGTGTGCCGGCATTGAAGAGGGTAGGCGTGGCATGTGTAAACCAGCGCTCACTCATCAGGTTGTATGTTTTGATGGCAGACTCGATGTCTTCTTTGTGAATGCCCACAGATACACGCATGAACATGTGCTGCGGACGTTCTACTACTTTACCGTCTGTTTTCAGCAGGTAAGAGCGCTCCAGTGTTTTGAAACCGAAGTAGTCGAATGCGAAGTCGCGGTCGTAGATGATATTGGAATCCAGGATGTCTGCATGCTGTTCAACGATCGCCCAAACCTCGTCAGACAGCAGTGCTGCGTTTTTGCCGGTTTTAGGATCGATGTAGTTGTACAGTTTGCGCATCGTTTTGGAAAACGATTTTTCTGTGTTTTTATGCAGATTGCTTACTGCTAT belongs to Chitinophaga sp. HK235 and includes:
- a CDS encoding ribonucleoside-diphosphate reductase subunit alpha; the protein is MFVIKRDGRKEAVKFDKITARIEKLCYGFNTEYVDAIDVAKKVIQGLYDGVTTSELDNLAAETAASLTTKHPDYALLASRIAVSNLHKNTEKSFSKTMRKLYNYIDPKTGKNAALLSDEVWAIVEQHADILDSNIIYDRDFAFDYFGFKTLERSYLLKTDGKVVERPQHMFMRVSVGIHKEDIESAIKTYNLMSERWFTHATPTLFNAGTPKPQMSSCFLLTMQDDSIEGIYDTLKQTAKISQSAGGIGLSIHNIRATGSYISGTNGTSNGIIPMLRVFNDTARYVDQGGGKRKGAFAIYLEPWHADIFEFLDLRKNHGKEEMRARDLFYALWMPDLFMKRVEANGTWSLFCPHEAPGLHECWGEKFEALYEKYEQEGRARKTVKAQDLWFAILDAQIETGTPYLLYKDAANRKSNQQNLGTIKSSNLCTEIIEYTDANEVAVCNLASLALPRFINEGQFDHQKLYEVTYQATLNLNKIIDNNYYPVEEAERSNLRHRPIGLGVQGLADAFILMRYPFESAEAKKLNSEIFETIYFAALTASNDLSKKEGHYETFPGSPASKGILQFDMWDVTPSSRWNWEALRKSVVKNGIRNSLLLAPMPTASTSQILGNNECFEPYTSNIYTRRVLSGEFVVVNKHLLKDLVELGLWDNDMKTKIIASNGSIQNIAEIPGNIKELYKTVWEIKQRSLIDMAADRGAFICQSQSLNLFVDTPTAAKLTSMHFYAWKKGLKTGMYYLRTQAATQAVQFTVEKQGGQQMQPIIAKGGDVSLEDIPEGAVCTMEEGCVTCSA